The DNA sequence CGGTTCTCCCAGTACTGGGGTGGAAGAATGGGAAACGAGGCTATGTACATTATTTTTTCCCGATCACCGTCGGGGATGTCGAACCGGACCGTAAGCTCGTCAATGACTCTTCCGGTAGTGCCGGGAATGTAGGTCTGGATGAACTCGACCCCTTCCTCGAGGAATTTCTGGACGGTAAAGACCACGTCTCTGGCCCTGATGGACCTTCCGTCCTGAAAGCGGGCGGCGGGATTTATGGTAAAGATAACATAGGAGCAGTCTGCAGGATACTCGATGGTTTCGGCAATCAACGGATACAGGCTGTCGATTTCGTCGTCCGACGAAACCATCAGGGAGTCGTAGATTGCCTCGCTGCCAGCCGGTGTATCACCGCGCTGGGCGTAGCGGTTGAAACTGTCGAAGGTCCCGATACTGTGGAGCCGTAAAGTTCCACCCTGAGGGGCATCGGGGTTGACGTAATCGAAATGGGTGAAACCGGGGCCGTACTTGGGTTCCCCGTGCAGGGCGATGGCGTGGCTCACGGTAACCTGGGCGGTCAGGACCGCCGTCCCGAGGATCAGGATAGCAGCAACAAGTACCTTCCGCATGGCAATTCCCCCTATGTTGTACGCAGGTGTTTCTGCGTATCAACATACGGGAATTGTTATGCTGTCGTCAATGAGTCCGGCTGCTCCGTTGACTGTTTCCGTTCCGGGTCTGACTCCCGCGGCGCTGAAGGCTGCGTTCCCGCATGCGCTGAGCCTGAAGAATATGGGGTGGGGGCCCTGCGTCTCTTTCCATGGAAAAGCCGTTGATCGTCTGTACATCAATACGGCGCTTCAAGAGCTTTTCGATTCCTTCCAGGTAGCTCTTCTCATCGGCGCTTACCAGAGAGGATGCCAGACCCGAGGCCCCGGCCCGGCCGGTACGGCCGATACGGTGTACATAGTCCTCCGGAATATTGGGCAGCTCGTAGTTAATTACGTGAGGCAGGTCATCAATATCCAGTCCACGGGCTGCTATATCCGTGGCCACCAGGGTCTGCACATTGCCGGCTTTAAACTCCCGCAGGGCCCGTGTACGGGCGTTCTGACTCTTGTTACCGTGGATCGCCGCCGAGGGTATACCGTTTTTTGCCAGATGCTTCGAAAGCCTGTCGGCACCGTGTTTTGTTCTGGTAAAGACCAGAATGCGGAACCAGTTGTGTTCCTTTATAAGCTGGGTAATAAGCTCGCTCTTGCGGGCCTTTTCCACCGGGTGTACCACGTGGGTTACCGTTTCGGCGGCGGTGTTGCGGGGCGTTACCTCGACTGATACCGGATTGCTCAGAATGGAATTGGCCAGTTTGCGGACATCATCGGTATAGGTTGCCGAGAAGAGCAGGTTCTGACGCTTTGTTGGCAAAAGCTTGATAATCTTGCGGATATCGTTGATAAAGCCCATATCCAGCATGCGGTCCGCCTCGTCCAGCACCAGAGTCTCGATACGGGAGAGGTCCAGGGTTCCCTGGGATACATGATCCAGCAGGCGTCCGGGGGTTGCTACCAGGATATCGATTCCCCGGCGCAGGGTCTGAATCTGAGGGCCGATACCGACGCCGCCGAAAATAACGGTGGAGTGGAGTTGCATATTGGCACCGTAGTCGACTACGCTCTGATGCACCTGGGCTGCCAGTTCCCTGGTAGGAGTCAGGATCAGTACCCGGGGCGCACTGCCTCTTCCGCCGGGTTTGGCCAGGCGCTGCAGCAGGGGTAAAACAAAGGCCGCGGTTTTACCGGTACCGGTTTGGGCGCCTCCTATAACATCGTTGCCATCAAGAATCAGCGGGATAGCCCGGAACTGGACCGGGGTGGGGCTGGTATAGCCTTGAGTTTCCACGGCTTTCAGCAGCCGGGTATCCAGACCCAGGGTCTGGAAGCTTTGAGTTGTTTGAGACATCTATATTTCTCCGTGGTATCCGACGTCGCGGCGCCACGTTCATTATTTTTTTCGTGGGCCGGTCCGGTCGCGGCGGAAGGATAATCTGCTCGGTAGGTACTTGAAAGGGTAAAAAATCAGTTACGTACAAAGCGCGGCGCCGACCGGGGCGCCGCTCAGACGTGAACATAACACATTTACAGTAAGTGTGTACAGAGGCTAAATATCCAGCCCGATTGAGATCGGACAGTGGTCGGATCCCATCACCTCCGGGTGGATGGAAGAGGATTTAACTGCTCCGGCAAAGCTGTCGTTGACACAGGCATAATCGATACGCCAGCCGATGTTCTTCGACCTGGCTCCGGCACGATAGGACCACCAGGTGTAGTTTCCGCCTTCGCTGGTGAACATGCGGAAGGTGTCAGTAAAACCGTCGGCGGTAAAGCTGTCCATCCAGGCCCGTTCCTCCGGCAGATACCCGGGGTTCTTCTCATTCTGCTGCGGCCGTGCAAGATCAATGGGTTTATGGGCTATGTTGTAATCCCCGACAATGACCACATTCTCCCCCGCGGCGACACGCCGGCGGGCGGCATCGTGCAGAAAGGAGCAGAAATCGAGCTTGTAATCGAGCCTGGCCCCCTCGGGCTGGCTGTTGGGAAAATAGCAGTTGAAAAGGGTGAACTTCGGAAAGCTGAGAACCAGACCACGGCCTTCGGAGTCGAACTCATCCGCACCCAGGATATCCACCTTCAGGGGTTCCTCTCTGCTGTAGACAGAGACCCCGCTGTAGCCTTTCTTCTGTGCGCTGGCCCAGAGGGCGATATAGCCCTCTGGAGAGATCAGCTCCTCATCCAGCTGTTCCGGCTGGGCTTTGGTCTCCTGCAGGGCGAGGATATCCGGCTGTATTCCGCCGAACCATTCCATCAGCCCCTTTTTCCGGGCCGCACGGATGCCATTGACGTTCCACGAGTAGATCTTAATCAATTTTTTCTCCTGATTCTCTTTGTGCTTTTTTTATCAGCCTTTCCAGGCTGGCTGCCAGCTTATCCCGGGAAAAAGGTTTTCCGTGACCCGGGTAGAAGCGTTCGGCGCCGCTCTGCAGAAGGTATCTCCAGCTTGTGACCAGGTTTTTAGGATCATCCGCAAAGGGAGGAACCACCGACCAGGGAAGAATATTGAATGCCGCATCACCGATGAAGGCAGCTTCATTCTCCAGCAACAGGGCTATGGACCCTCCTGAGTGCCCGGGCATTGGAACGATTCTTCCGGGGATGCCGAATTCCGACAGGTCCCTCTCTCCTGTTATAAGAATATCCGGCTGCACGGGGTTGAACTGTTCCCTGCCGGCCAGGATTTTGCCCGCGAGTTTTGATACGGTTTTTGTGTACGGACCGAGTCCTTTGGGGAAGGGCGTTCTGCCGGAAAGCAGATGGGTTTCCTCGTAATGGGAGCAGCATACCGGGGCCCCGGTTGCCTCCTTGAGCTCCGCCAGGGATCCTGCGTGGTCATAATGGGCATGGGTCAGCAGAATAAGAGATATCTTCTCCGGTTCAAGACCTGCTCTTCTTGTGGCGGCCAGTATTTTCTCTTCCGATCCCGGAATACCGGCATCCACAAGAACCCCGGTATCCCCTGCTTTGACCAGATAGACATGAGCATGACCGCCGGCAACAGAGTGTATCTCTATGGAAGGTAAAACAGGGGGCAAAGGCCGCATCTCCTCTGATTAATAGTGGTGTCCCAGTACGATAAAAAGCTCGTAATTCTCTCCTCCCCAGTCGCCTTCGTCGATAACTGCCTTCAGGTCGATGCCCAGGGATGCTCTAATATAATATCCCCTGGCGAAAAAGGGAAACCCGATGGCCTCAAGACCCAGACCCATCTTGAAGTGCCTCTCCGGATCGAAGGCCGCGTCCTGCTCCTTGACCCATCCGGCGTCAAAGAAGACAGAGCCCTGTCCCTCAACAAAATTCGGGATTGTAAAGGCACTCATGGTCAGATCAGTATTGATGAATCCCCCGTATTCCACGGCCTCACCCATCTTTGTATCCCGTATGCCGCGGATATAGCTGGCGGCCTCCTCTTCGAACTCACCGTCGAATTCGGCAAAGCCGGCGATTCGTCCCGACACCATAAAGGGCCAGAAGAGGATTTTAAAAGGAAGAGGATAGAAGCCCGAGAGGGAAGCCCTGGCATCCCGGTTCCAGTAGAGGTGCTGCAGATTCCAGGTGTTGCTGTTCTCGATCCGCAGGTCCACTCCCTTTCTGAAGTTCCCGATCCAGTCCACCTGGCCCGCCGTCAGAAGCTGTCCGTAGCCGATTCCGGGCCCCTCCTTCTCCCGGGAGATGGGTTTGTCGAGCTTGTAATCGATCTCCGCGAAGATCCCCGGGGTATAGATGAACTCGCCGAAACCGGGAAGGAAGAGCCCGGTGGAGAAATCCTCCGCCAGTTCCAGCCGGGAGCTAATCCAGTTTCTGTCTATGTCCGTGCTTTCGTAATTATAGCTTTCCTTAAAGCTTAGAGTGGGGGTATAGTTTCCCACAGGAAGATCGATGCCCACGGAGGTGTAGGATTCAAGATCGTGTTCCCCCGCCGTGTATTCCCAGTAGGCCGCGGTGTCCCAATGCCACTGGTGCTCCAGCCACTGGAAGGGCAGGATGAACTCCAGCTCCAGGCGGTTGTTTGTTTCGCCGTCCTGCCGTTCCCAGGCGATATCCAGGGCTAAACGCTCCAGGGTGCCGAACAGATTCAGGTCCCGGTATTTGAGGGTCAGGGAAAAACCGTTATTGGAATCGTATTCAGGGATCGGCAATACAATAATATTCCAGCTGTCCTCCGTGTAGATGTCCACACTTACTGGATACAGTCCATCCTCTTCCTGCACAATCGAGTATTCTATGCGGGAGCCCTCTTTCAGCTGTCTGAGATTGAGTAAAAGCTGCTGCTGCTCCGCGATATAGTTTTGCAGCTCCTCTTCGCTGGAGAAAACAAGCCCGGTCTTTAAGCCCCCGAGCTTCTTCATAAGGGCTCCTTCCCGGGTGATCCCGTCAATATGGTAGTTGATCTCCTGTATTATGTAGCCGCTGTCGTTCCCTGATTCCTGCGCAAAGAGGACCGGCTGCAGCGTCAGCGTGATCGCGAAACCCAGAATAAGACAGGCGAAGGTTTTCACGTGTGTCTCCTTGGATAGTTCATGTCTCTATGTATGTAACACAGGAACCGGAAAAATCACAGTCCGCGTTTTTTCTCTTTTTTCCGCCTCACTAAAATCAGCACGGGTTTTCTCCGGTATATCCCGGGTATGAAGGGAAAAGGGCTTGTGTGGAATGCAAGAATTTGAAAAACAGGCTTGTACTCTGCATAAAAGTACGTTATGATCGCAGCGTTACAATGTAAGTTAATTTAGTTAAAAAGCTATGAAAAGAAGAATATCAATATTTTTGTCTGCCCTCTGTATAATAATCCTGCTGGTCCATCTGTTCTCACTATACAACGCAAAAACCCGTCACAACGAGCTCAAAACCCTGCTTCTTGCCCAGCATGATGAACATATGCAGGCCGTTCAGAATTTGGACGCGAAAGTCTCAGCCATTGATAAAGCTGTGGCCGCCGGTTTTGAGCACAATGGGTATGCGTTACGCGGGCTTGAGTCCGGACAGCGTTCCTTGAGCGGACGCCTTTCCACCATGAACGGACACCTCTCCTCTGATCTTGCAGCTGTCAGCCGCGGGCAGGCTGCTCTGGCTGCAGCCCTGAAGGAGACAGGGATCAGGTCGCAGGACCCCAAGGACGATCTGTTTGTACAGTCCCTGTTCAGAAAGGGGCAGGAGTATTTCGCCGATGAACGCTACGCCCAGGCAGCTGTCAGCATGGCGGATGTGCTGTCCCTTGCGCCTGATTACCATGAAGCGCGCCTGATCCATGCTGTTGCCTGGTACCGGGAGAATCCCCTGGACTCCGGACGCCGGGAAGAGATCAGGGCCGATCTTGCCGCGCTTGTATCCCGGGATCCCCACAACATTCTGGCCCTGGAGACCCTGGGAAGTATGGCGCTTGAAGAACAGGACTGGCGCAGAGCGCGACAGTATTACCAGCGTCTGATCGGGCTGGATGGCCGGAATATCGAGTATTCCCGGATGTTCGTTGTCGCCTGCCGGGCGGAAGGTGCTGTTGAGGAGGCGGAGGAAGAGATCACCCTGCTTTTACAGGATGATCCCGGCAATCCCCGCTACCTGCTGTACCGCGGAGAAGCATTGGAGAAGCAGGGAGAGTATGGCCAGGCCTTTACGTTCTACGAGGCAAGCTACAGGCGGGATCCAGCGTATCTGCCGGCACTTCTCGGGGCTGCCCGCACGGCCGTACAGACGGGAAACTACCTCCGCGCCGGAGAGCTGCTCAGCTCTCCTTCGGTTCCGAAAAACCATACAATCTGTAATCTGCTGGCGGAGTGCAGTAAGAACCTGGGTGATGGTGAAAATGCAATTACCTGGTGGGAAAAGGCGGCCGCCTCGCTGACACTGAATACGCCCGAAGACACAAAGAAAGCCTGCGCCTGTTATGTACGGATCGCCCGGTATTCTTTTGAAGCTGCTGATTATGAAGGAGCGCTTGAAGCGGCGGGAAAAGGGCTGCGGCTTGCCGGGAATCCGGAGCTGCACCTTATTAAAGCGAAAGCCCTGCTTGAAACGGGCCGCACGGCTCAGGCGAAAGAGGAACTGTCCCTGGTAGTTCAATCGGAGGCGGATCTGCTGCTGAACGAAGAGGCCCGGAAGCTTCTTGAGAGTCTGGAAGGCGACGATGGGTAATGCTGTAATGCACCGGCCTTTTCATCGCGTCCGGGGTTTGTGCTGCATTGCCATTCTTCTTTTCGCCGGAAACCTGGGGGCCCTGGAGATTCATGTAGCGCCCCTGGTTGTGGACAGCCGTGAGGCGGGAACCGGTCTTCTGGCAGAGAAGAATCCCCAAAAGGATCTTGTCCGCCTTCTGCATGATAGCGACCACCAGGGCGCTGTATCCGTAACAATTCTTCCGGAGAGGAAGTACGGCAGTCCCCGCAGTTTTCTGGAAGCCGCCGAACTATGTGAGACCGCCGGTATCGACTACCTGCTGTACGGCTACATCAAGGAAGGGGAGTACAGCTGGGACTGCGAGATAAAACTCTACGTCAGGGAGACGAACGAGGTCGCGCAGCTCTTTTTCGGCCGGGACGGCACGGATCACTATGATCGGATGCTGGACGAGCTCAGCAAAAAGATCCTGGACTATTTTTATGGAGAGGTCGGCCTTGCCCCCTACGCCCCCGCACCGGAACCGGACCGCAAGATTTTTTCCATACCCATCCATTTAGGCTACTGGTCTCCCGGAGGAGGAGAGTGGGGAGAGGTAAGTATCGGGATCGGACGGATAGAGTCGGGAGTTCTGTTTGTTCCGGTCTCCCCCTTGTGGTACCACGGGGATGTTCCCTGGGAGCTTGAGACCGGTATTACCCTTTCGTATTCCCTGGCGGCAAATGACAAGGAGTACGAAAGCTTTCTGCTCCACAGTCTGCGGATCAACCTGCCGCTTCTGGCAGCGGCGGAGCTTAACGCTGATCAGAGCATCGTCCTTGGCGGGGGATTGAGCATGCAGTTCGACATTCTGAATCAGGACCGGCAGTACTACGGAAGTTATACGGCTTTCAGCGCGGCACCGGGGGCTTTTGTCGAGGCAGATTACCGCTACCGGCTGAACGACACCTGGAAACTCGGATTTCGTGCCGCCCTTGAGTTTGCCTTTTTTGCTGATCTTCAGAGCAATGTCCTTGCCGGGGTGTACGGATTATACGAGTTTGCGCCTCTGGAACCATCAAAGAAAGGGAGAAATAAATGAAACGCGGAATCCTGATACTTTGTGTGATCCTGCTTTGCGCGGG is a window from the Marispirochaeta sp. genome containing:
- a CDS encoding DEAD/DEAH box helicase yields the protein MSQTTQSFQTLGLDTRLLKAVETQGYTSPTPVQFRAIPLILDGNDVIGGAQTGTGKTAAFVLPLLQRLAKPGGRGSAPRVLILTPTRELAAQVHQSVVDYGANMQLHSTVIFGGVGIGPQIQTLRRGIDILVATPGRLLDHVSQGTLDLSRIETLVLDEADRMLDMGFINDIRKIIKLLPTKRQNLLFSATYTDDVRKLANSILSNPVSVEVTPRNTAAETVTHVVHPVEKARKSELITQLIKEHNWFRILVFTRTKHGADRLSKHLAKNGIPSAAIHGNKSQNARTRALREFKAGNVQTLVATDIAARGLDIDDLPHVINYELPNIPEDYVHRIGRTGRAGASGLASSLVSADEKSYLEGIEKLLKRRIDVQTINGFSMERDAGPPPHILQAQRMRERSLQRRGSQTRNGNSQRSSRTH
- a CDS encoding exodeoxyribonuclease III, with product MIKIYSWNVNGIRAARKKGLMEWFGGIQPDILALQETKAQPEQLDEELISPEGYIALWASAQKKGYSGVSVYSREEPLKVDILGADEFDSEGRGLVLSFPKFTLFNCYFPNSQPEGARLDYKLDFCSFLHDAARRRVAAGENVVIVGDYNIAHKPIDLARPQQNEKNPGYLPEERAWMDSFTADGFTDTFRMFTSEGGNYTWWSYRAGARSKNIGWRIDYACVNDSFAGAVKSSSIHPEVMGSDHCPISIGLDI
- a CDS encoding MBL fold metallo-hydrolase, with translation MPPVLPSIEIHSVAGGHAHVYLVKAGDTGVLVDAGIPGSEEKILAATRRAGLEPEKISLILLTHAHYDHAGSLAELKEATGAPVCCSHYEETHLLSGRTPFPKGLGPYTKTVSKLAGKILAGREQFNPVQPDILITGERDLSEFGIPGRIVPMPGHSGGSIALLLENEAAFIGDAAFNILPWSVVPPFADDPKNLVTSWRYLLQSGAERFYPGHGKPFSRDKLAASLERLIKKAQRESGEKID
- a CDS encoding tetratricopeptide repeat protein, with translation MKRRISIFLSALCIIILLVHLFSLYNAKTRHNELKTLLLAQHDEHMQAVQNLDAKVSAIDKAVAAGFEHNGYALRGLESGQRSLSGRLSTMNGHLSSDLAAVSRGQAALAAALKETGIRSQDPKDDLFVQSLFRKGQEYFADERYAQAAVSMADVLSLAPDYHEARLIHAVAWYRENPLDSGRREEIRADLAALVSRDPHNILALETLGSMALEEQDWRRARQYYQRLIGLDGRNIEYSRMFVVACRAEGAVEEAEEEITLLLQDDPGNPRYLLYRGEALEKQGEYGQAFTFYEASYRRDPAYLPALLGAARTAVQTGNYLRAGELLSSPSVPKNHTICNLLAECSKNLGDGENAITWWEKAAASLTLNTPEDTKKACACYVRIARYSFEAADYEGALEAAGKGLRLAGNPELHLIKAKALLETGRTAQAKEELSLVVQSEADLLLNEEARKLLESLEGDDG